In one Lolium rigidum isolate FL_2022 chromosome 3, APGP_CSIRO_Lrig_0.1, whole genome shotgun sequence genomic region, the following are encoded:
- the LOC124695602 gene encoding uncharacterized protein LOC124695602, which translates to MAGTQGGQLADGLSEPPAKKCKVNSTSEEKQQAAGGAIIGTAPLPLRCPPYPKSGKRKDVAWWNRECRRISALAAAARKKDPRTSLPTVVKPKDPKTADSVESPRDKALVRDAARSVVSVSSFAPDGSVIMECSGFVVGWNATSKRARILTSTLIMDMFDDPKPPKLHVLLPNKTVLDGQLLFFNKHYGIALLEIHSSESDLPLHVPSFGSSPNYGQEVFVLARGAEESNLMARHGRIRWLEQQEDLDMNYLMLLSCEPPMYSTGGPVVDHDDGRVVGMYSLGGQSRTVFSITTILTCVQMWINFGRIARPAHGLGLRTMELLDVSLQERIFLDHGITRGYIVNHVSAESAAERLGIREGDVIVSFNELCDHTLPQLEDYLLSLGWGFLHRSVGSSPSSVDLKLEVYDLLERTTRSITLPVEFSDGYDWD; encoded by the coding sequence ATGGCGGGTACCCAGGGCGGGCAGCTGGCCGACGGCCTGTCAGAACCGCCGGCTAAAAAGTGCAAGGTCAATAGTACATCGGAGGAGAAGCAGCAAGCAGCAGGAGGTGCTATCATCGGCACCGCGCCGCTCCCTCTTCGCTGCCCGCCGTACCCCAAGTCCGGAAAGCGGAAGGACGTGGCCTGGTGGAACCGCGAGTGCAGGAGGATCTCCGCGCTTGCCGCTGCCGCTAGAAAGAAAGATCCCCGTACAAGTCTTCCTACCGTGGTGAAGCCCAAGGACCCGAAGACCGCCGACAGCGTGGAGAGCCCACGCGACAAGGCGCTGGTCCGGGACGCGGCGCGCTCCGTCGTCAGCGTCTCCTCCTTCGCGCCCGACGGGAGCGTCATCATGGAGTGCAGCGGCTTCGTCGTCGGTTGGAACGCGACCAGCAAGCGCGCTAGAATACTCACCAGCACCTTGATCATGGACATGTTTGATGACCCCAAACCGCCTAAGCTTCACGTTCTCTTGCCAAACAAGACCGTTTTAGACGGACAGCTTCTGTTCTTCAACAAGCATTACGGAATCGCTTTACTCGAGATCCACTCGTCGGAATCGGATTTGCCATTGCATGTCCCCTCTTTCGGGTCTAGCCCAAACTATGGCCAAGAGGTCTTTGTGTTGGCTAGGGGTGCCGAAGAGTCCAACCTCATGGCTAGGCATGGGAGAATCAGGTGGTTAGAACAGCAAGAGGACTTGGACATGAACTACCTCATGCTTCTTAGCTGCGAGCCCCCTATGTATAGCACGGGAGGACCGGTCGTTGATCATGATGACGGTCGTGTTGTCGGGATGTATTCATTAGGTGGCCAAAGCCGTACCGTTTTCAGCATCACCACCATTCTCACATGCGTCCAAATGTGGATCAACTTCGGTCGCATTGCTCGCCCCGCACATGGTTTGGGCCTGAGGACGATGGAGCTGCTGGATGTGTCGCTCCAAGAGAGGATCTTTCTTGATCACGGCATCACCAGAGGCTACATTGTCAATCACGTATCAGCCGAGTCTGCTGCCGAGAGGCTTGGTATTAGGGAGGGAGATGTGATCGTTTCGTTCAATGAGCTGTGTGATCACACTCTGCCTCAGTTGGAAGATTATCTTCTCTCTCTTGGTTGGGGTTTCCTTCACAGAAGCGTTGGATCAAGCCCCAGTAGTGTGGATCTCAAGCTTGAGGTTTATGATCTCCTCGAACGTACTACCAGAAGCATTACCTTGCCTGTGGAGTTCTCTGATGGTTATGACTGGGACTAA